A stretch of the Ornithodoros turicata isolate Travis chromosome 4, ASM3712646v1, whole genome shotgun sequence genome encodes the following:
- the LOC135392918 gene encoding zinc finger protein 664-like isoform X3 translates to MEMELSPKFSGQLPSVKFEPPHAAFVLDQIQQQHCTTEMYRIKEEPQEDCSSQHPIIQVKTEPYDTPILMEQDPMEHSHDSQSEDSTASTVTPNVKEETTDTSDSASSASQEHHEVVHNFNGSKQQLVATQDQVGEESLERILSPAAFFLSESARDHTQEHPGEKPYKCDLCPAAFSHSAQMHRHKRTHTSVRPHKCDLCPSQFTRLHHLKDHIRTHTGEKPFKCDICPAAFIQSTHLQHHKKTHTGEKPYKCDLCPAQFIQSTHLQRHKKKIHTDQKPHKCDLCPAEFVRSAHLQSHKKTHMGARPYKCDLCPSEFTQLHHLKDHIRIHTGERPYKCVLCLAEFRHSTHLRRHKNTHTGEKPHKCNLCPAEFTYLHQLKDHVPTHTGEKPYKCDFCPAEFGRSRNLQRHKKRHTVTKPHKCDICPAEFRHFTDLQHHTHTHTQATNSKKKLFPLGTAPSKEVS, encoded by the exons ATGGAAATGGAGCTGTCCCCAAAGTTCAGTGGTCAACTCCCGAGTGTGAAATTTGAACCGCCTCACGCTGCATTCGTACTGGACCAGATCCAGCAGCAGCACTGCA CAACAGAGATGTACCGCATTAAAGAAGAACCTCAAGAGGACTGTTCAAGTCAACATCCCATCATACAAGTGAAGACTGAGCCTTACGACACTCCAATCTTGATGGAACAGGACCCAATGGAGCACAGCCATGACTCACAGTCTGAAG ACTCAACAGCAAGCACAGTCACGCCTAACGTTAAGGAGGAGACCACAGACACTAGTgattcagcgtcgtctgctagccaGGAACATCATGAGGTTGTGCACAATTTTAATGGGTCCAAACAGCAACTCGTCGCAACACAGGATCAGGTGGGAGAGGAGAGCCTCGAGCGCATCCTCAGTCCAGCTGCATTCTTCCTGTCTGAGAGTGCGAGGGACCATACGCAAGAGCACcctggtgagaagccatacaagtgcgatctctgtcctgcagcattCAGCCACAGCGCGCAGATGCATCGTCACAAGAGGACACACACAAGCGTAAGGCCccacaagtgcgatctctgtccatCTCAGTTCACCAGGCTGCACCACCTGAAGGATCACATACGGACTCATACTGGAGAGAAGCCATTCAAGTGCGATATCTGTCCTGCAGCGTTCATCCAGAGCACGCACTTGCAGCatcacaagaagacacacacgggcgagaagccatacaagtgcgatctctgtcctgcacagTTCATCCAGAGCACACACCTGCAGCGTCACAAGAAGAAGATACACACCGAccagaagccacacaagtgcgacctttgccctgcagagttcgtcCGAAGCGCGCACCTGCAGAgtcacaagaagacacacatgggcgcgaggccatacaagtgcgatctctgtccctCTGAGTTCACCCAGCTGCACCACCTGAAGGACCACATACGGATTCATACGGGTGAGAGGCCGTACAAGTGCGTTCTCTGTCTTGCAGAGTTCAGACACAGTACACACCTGCGACGTCACAAGAACACACACACCGgtgagaagccacacaagtgcaatctctgtcctgcagagtttaCCTACCTGCATCAGCTGAAAGATCACGTGCCGACTCatacgggcgagaagccgtacaagtgtgatTTCTGTCCCGCGGAGTTTGGCCGGAGCAGGAACCTGCAGCGTCACAAGAAGAGACACACAGTGACGAAGCCACATAAGTGCGatatctgtcctgcagagttcagacaCTTCACAGACCTGCAGcatcacacacatacacacacacaggcaaCAAACTCTAAGAAAAAACTATTCCCGCTTGGAACTGCGCCTTCGAAGGAAGTTAGCTGA
- the LOC135392918 gene encoding zinc finger protein 664-like isoform X1 encodes MEMELSPKFSGQLPSVKFEPPHAAFVLDQIQQQHCSKSALGATEMYRIKEEPQEDCSSQHPIIQVKTEPYDTPILMEQDPMEHSHDSQSEDSTASTVTPNVKEETTDTSDSASSASQEHHEVVHNFNGSKQQLVATQDQVGEESLERILSPAAFFLSESARDHTQEHPGEKPYKCDLCPAAFSHSAQMHRHKRTHTSVRPHKCDLCPSQFTRLHHLKDHIRTHTGEKPFKCDICPAAFIQSTHLQHHKKTHTGEKPYKCDLCPAQFIQSTHLQRHKKKIHTDQKPHKCDLCPAEFVRSAHLQSHKKTHMGARPYKCDLCPSEFTQLHHLKDHIRIHTGERPYKCVLCLAEFRHSTHLRRHKNTHTGEKPHKCNLCPAEFTYLHQLKDHVPTHTGEKPYKCDFCPAEFGRSRNLQRHKKRHTVTKPHKCDICPAEFRHFTDLQHHTHTHTQATNSKKKLFPLGTAPSKEVS; translated from the exons ATGGAAATGGAGCTGTCCCCAAAGTTCAGTGGTCAACTCCCGAGTGTGAAATTTGAACCGCCTCACGCTGCATTCGTACTGGACCAGATCCAGCAGCAGCACTGCAGTAAGTCCGCACTAGGAG CAACAGAGATGTACCGCATTAAAGAAGAACCTCAAGAGGACTGTTCAAGTCAACATCCCATCATACAAGTGAAGACTGAGCCTTACGACACTCCAATCTTGATGGAACAGGACCCAATGGAGCACAGCCATGACTCACAGTCTGAAG ACTCAACAGCAAGCACAGTCACGCCTAACGTTAAGGAGGAGACCACAGACACTAGTgattcagcgtcgtctgctagccaGGAACATCATGAGGTTGTGCACAATTTTAATGGGTCCAAACAGCAACTCGTCGCAACACAGGATCAGGTGGGAGAGGAGAGCCTCGAGCGCATCCTCAGTCCAGCTGCATTCTTCCTGTCTGAGAGTGCGAGGGACCATACGCAAGAGCACcctggtgagaagccatacaagtgcgatctctgtcctgcagcattCAGCCACAGCGCGCAGATGCATCGTCACAAGAGGACACACACAAGCGTAAGGCCccacaagtgcgatctctgtccatCTCAGTTCACCAGGCTGCACCACCTGAAGGATCACATACGGACTCATACTGGAGAGAAGCCATTCAAGTGCGATATCTGTCCTGCAGCGTTCATCCAGAGCACGCACTTGCAGCatcacaagaagacacacacgggcgagaagccatacaagtgcgatctctgtcctgcacagTTCATCCAGAGCACACACCTGCAGCGTCACAAGAAGAAGATACACACCGAccagaagccacacaagtgcgacctttgccctgcagagttcgtcCGAAGCGCGCACCTGCAGAgtcacaagaagacacacatgggcgcgaggccatacaagtgcgatctctgtccctCTGAGTTCACCCAGCTGCACCACCTGAAGGACCACATACGGATTCATACGGGTGAGAGGCCGTACAAGTGCGTTCTCTGTCTTGCAGAGTTCAGACACAGTACACACCTGCGACGTCACAAGAACACACACACCGgtgagaagccacacaagtgcaatctctgtcctgcagagtttaCCTACCTGCATCAGCTGAAAGATCACGTGCCGACTCatacgggcgagaagccgtacaagtgtgatTTCTGTCCCGCGGAGTTTGGCCGGAGCAGGAACCTGCAGCGTCACAAGAAGAGACACACAGTGACGAAGCCACATAAGTGCGatatctgtcctgcagagttcagacaCTTCACAGACCTGCAGcatcacacacatacacacacacaggcaaCAAACTCTAAGAAAAAACTATTCCCGCTTGGAACTGCGCCTTCGAAGGAAGTTAGCTGA
- the LOC135392918 gene encoding zinc finger protein 664-like isoform X4 gives MATEMYRIKEEPQEDCSSQHPIIQVKTEPYDTPILMEQDPMEHSHDSQSEDSTASTVTPNVKEETTDTSDSASSASQEHHEVVHNFNGSKQQLVATQDQVGEESLERILSPAAFFLSESARDHTQEHPGEKPYKCDLCPAAFSHSAQMHRHKRTHTSVRPHKCDLCPSQFTRLHHLKDHIRTHTGEKPFKCDICPAAFIQSTHLQHHKKTHTGEKPYKCDLCPAQFIQSTHLQRHKKKIHTDQKPHKCDLCPAEFVRSAHLQSHKKTHMGARPYKCDLCPSEFTQLHHLKDHIRIHTGERPYKCVLCLAEFRHSTHLRRHKNTHTGEKPHKCNLCPAEFTYLHQLKDHVPTHTGEKPYKCDFCPAEFGRSRNLQRHKKRHTVTKPHKCDICPAEFRHFTDLQHHTHTHTQATNSKKKLFPLGTAPSKEVS, from the exons CAACAGAGATGTACCGCATTAAAGAAGAACCTCAAGAGGACTGTTCAAGTCAACATCCCATCATACAAGTGAAGACTGAGCCTTACGACACTCCAATCTTGATGGAACAGGACCCAATGGAGCACAGCCATGACTCACAGTCTGAAG ACTCAACAGCAAGCACAGTCACGCCTAACGTTAAGGAGGAGACCACAGACACTAGTgattcagcgtcgtctgctagccaGGAACATCATGAGGTTGTGCACAATTTTAATGGGTCCAAACAGCAACTCGTCGCAACACAGGATCAGGTGGGAGAGGAGAGCCTCGAGCGCATCCTCAGTCCAGCTGCATTCTTCCTGTCTGAGAGTGCGAGGGACCATACGCAAGAGCACcctggtgagaagccatacaagtgcgatctctgtcctgcagcattCAGCCACAGCGCGCAGATGCATCGTCACAAGAGGACACACACAAGCGTAAGGCCccacaagtgcgatctctgtccatCTCAGTTCACCAGGCTGCACCACCTGAAGGATCACATACGGACTCATACTGGAGAGAAGCCATTCAAGTGCGATATCTGTCCTGCAGCGTTCATCCAGAGCACGCACTTGCAGCatcacaagaagacacacacgggcgagaagccatacaagtgcgatctctgtcctgcacagTTCATCCAGAGCACACACCTGCAGCGTCACAAGAAGAAGATACACACCGAccagaagccacacaagtgcgacctttgccctgcagagttcgtcCGAAGCGCGCACCTGCAGAgtcacaagaagacacacatgggcgcgaggccatacaagtgcgatctctgtccctCTGAGTTCACCCAGCTGCACCACCTGAAGGACCACATACGGATTCATACGGGTGAGAGGCCGTACAAGTGCGTTCTCTGTCTTGCAGAGTTCAGACACAGTACACACCTGCGACGTCACAAGAACACACACACCGgtgagaagccacacaagtgcaatctctgtcctgcagagtttaCCTACCTGCATCAGCTGAAAGATCACGTGCCGACTCatacgggcgagaagccgtacaagtgtgatTTCTGTCCCGCGGAGTTTGGCCGGAGCAGGAACCTGCAGCGTCACAAGAAGAGACACACAGTGACGAAGCCACATAAGTGCGatatctgtcctgcagagttcagacaCTTCACAGACCTGCAGcatcacacacatacacacacacaggcaaCAAACTCTAAGAAAAAACTATTCCCGCTTGGAACTGCGCCTTCGAAGGAAGTTAGCTGA
- the LOC135392918 gene encoding zinc finger protein 664-like isoform X2, with protein MEMELSPKFSGQLPSVKFEPPHAAFVLDQIQQQHCSKSALGEMYRIKEEPQEDCSSQHPIIQVKTEPYDTPILMEQDPMEHSHDSQSEDSTASTVTPNVKEETTDTSDSASSASQEHHEVVHNFNGSKQQLVATQDQVGEESLERILSPAAFFLSESARDHTQEHPGEKPYKCDLCPAAFSHSAQMHRHKRTHTSVRPHKCDLCPSQFTRLHHLKDHIRTHTGEKPFKCDICPAAFIQSTHLQHHKKTHTGEKPYKCDLCPAQFIQSTHLQRHKKKIHTDQKPHKCDLCPAEFVRSAHLQSHKKTHMGARPYKCDLCPSEFTQLHHLKDHIRIHTGERPYKCVLCLAEFRHSTHLRRHKNTHTGEKPHKCNLCPAEFTYLHQLKDHVPTHTGEKPYKCDFCPAEFGRSRNLQRHKKRHTVTKPHKCDICPAEFRHFTDLQHHTHTHTQATNSKKKLFPLGTAPSKEVS; from the exons ATGGAAATGGAGCTGTCCCCAAAGTTCAGTGGTCAACTCCCGAGTGTGAAATTTGAACCGCCTCACGCTGCATTCGTACTGGACCAGATCCAGCAGCAGCACTGCAGTAAGTCCGCACTAGGAG AGATGTACCGCATTAAAGAAGAACCTCAAGAGGACTGTTCAAGTCAACATCCCATCATACAAGTGAAGACTGAGCCTTACGACACTCCAATCTTGATGGAACAGGACCCAATGGAGCACAGCCATGACTCACAGTCTGAAG ACTCAACAGCAAGCACAGTCACGCCTAACGTTAAGGAGGAGACCACAGACACTAGTgattcagcgtcgtctgctagccaGGAACATCATGAGGTTGTGCACAATTTTAATGGGTCCAAACAGCAACTCGTCGCAACACAGGATCAGGTGGGAGAGGAGAGCCTCGAGCGCATCCTCAGTCCAGCTGCATTCTTCCTGTCTGAGAGTGCGAGGGACCATACGCAAGAGCACcctggtgagaagccatacaagtgcgatctctgtcctgcagcattCAGCCACAGCGCGCAGATGCATCGTCACAAGAGGACACACACAAGCGTAAGGCCccacaagtgcgatctctgtccatCTCAGTTCACCAGGCTGCACCACCTGAAGGATCACATACGGACTCATACTGGAGAGAAGCCATTCAAGTGCGATATCTGTCCTGCAGCGTTCATCCAGAGCACGCACTTGCAGCatcacaagaagacacacacgggcgagaagccatacaagtgcgatctctgtcctgcacagTTCATCCAGAGCACACACCTGCAGCGTCACAAGAAGAAGATACACACCGAccagaagccacacaagtgcgacctttgccctgcagagttcgtcCGAAGCGCGCACCTGCAGAgtcacaagaagacacacatgggcgcgaggccatacaagtgcgatctctgtccctCTGAGTTCACCCAGCTGCACCACCTGAAGGACCACATACGGATTCATACGGGTGAGAGGCCGTACAAGTGCGTTCTCTGTCTTGCAGAGTTCAGACACAGTACACACCTGCGACGTCACAAGAACACACACACCGgtgagaagccacacaagtgcaatctctgtcctgcagagtttaCCTACCTGCATCAGCTGAAAGATCACGTGCCGACTCatacgggcgagaagccgtacaagtgtgatTTCTGTCCCGCGGAGTTTGGCCGGAGCAGGAACCTGCAGCGTCACAAGAAGAGACACACAGTGACGAAGCCACATAAGTGCGatatctgtcctgcagagttcagacaCTTCACAGACCTGCAGcatcacacacatacacacacacaggcaaCAAACTCTAAGAAAAAACTATTCCCGCTTGGAACTGCGCCTTCGAAGGAAGTTAGCTGA